From the genome of Candidatus Binatia bacterium:
GTGAACGAATGGTCGGTCGAGTACTGCGCGGCGGACCCGCAGCGGCTTCGGTTCGTCGGCTTGATTCCGTGCCAGGATCCGCCCGCGGCCGTAAAGGAGCTCGAGTTCCTCGCCGAGCGCGGCGCGACCTCGGCGATGCTTCCGACCAACGTCTACGGGAGGAACATGGGCGACGCCATTTTTTTTCCGATCTATGAAGCCGCGGCACGAATCGGCATTCCCTTGAGCGTTCATCCGCAGACCGGTCACGACGGCGTTCCCGGAGTTTCCGGCGTCATGGGCGCGGGGAGCCGCCGGTTCGTTAAATACGTTTACGTGCACACGACGGCGTTCCCCTTCGAGCTGATGATCGCCATGATGCACATGATCGGCGAGGGCGTCTTCGACCGCTTTCCCCGCTTGAAAGTCGGCTTTATGGAAGGCGGCGCAGGCTGGCTTCCCTACTGGATGGAGCGCCTGGACGAGCACGTCGAGAAGCTCGCTCCGCAGATGCCGGACTTGAAGCGCCGTCCGAGCGAGATCATCCGGAGCGATCAGATCATCCTCACCTGTGAATCCGAAGAAAGCGGCCTCGACCGCGTTCTCGAGGCCGCCGGGGCCGGGACGGTGCTCTACGCCTCGGACTATTGCCACTGGGACTGTCACTTTCCCTATTCCGTGAAGGATATTCTAGACGCGAGGGATCTCGACAGCGCGCAGAAGGAGGGCGTCTTGGGCCGGAACGCCGTCGAATTTTTCGCGCTAAAAAATCTTCCCGAGCCGAGAGCGCTGAAAAGCGCGAGACAGACGATGGCGCAGGAGAGCTGAATGAGGAGTTTTCTCGGAGCGGCCTTGATGGTCCTCGCGCTCGCCGGTCCCGACCCCGCGCGCGCGGCCGAGGGCACGCAGAAAATTCGCATCGCGTTTCCGTCGCCGGCTTTTTCCTACCTTCCCTTCTACGTCGCTCAGGAAAAAGGTCTGCTCAAAAAAATCGGCCTCGAGGCAGAATACATTCAGATGCGCACGACCATCCAGCCGCAAGCGACCCTCAACGGCGAAATCGACTTCTTTCCCTCCGTCTCGACCGGCATCTCGGCGGCGGTCTCCGGCCTGCCGCTCGTGGTGGTGCTCAACTTGTACGACGGCAGCCCGTGGATCCTGGTCGCCGCCAAGGAGGTGAACAAGGCGCAGGACTTCGTCGGGAAGAAAATCGCCATCTCCGGAATCCGGACCTCGCCGCATTATTTCGCCGTGGCGGGTTTCAAAAAGTTGGGGCTCGACGAGAAGGACGTCGGCTTCATTTCCACCGGCGGCACGGCTTCGAGCTTTGCCGCCCTCGCCAGCGGCCAGGTGGCCGGCGCCGTGCTCACGCCGCCCTTCGACGACAAGGCGGTGTCCCTGGGATATAAAAAATTTCTCTTTCTCGGCGACCTCGTCGACATTCCCTACGTCGGGCTCGTCGCCGCGCAGCCGGAATTGAAGAGCCGGAGCGAGCGGGTAAGAAAAACCATCGCAGCGCTCCTCGAAGCGGTCGCGTGGCTGCGCGCGAATCGCGAGGCAACGGTCAAGATGATCGCGGAAAAATTCATCGTCAATCAGCAAGAGGCGGAGCGCACCTATCGAACGCTCATCGGCCTCTTCTCGAAGGACAACCGGCTCTCCCCCAAGGTCGCGCGCGGATATCTGGAGATCCTCCGCCGGGACCGTCCCGTCCCGCCGGACCTCGACCCGCAGAAGTTCTTGGATTTTTCTCTGCTTCCCCCAGGAAAGTAAGCGCCGCCATGAGACCTCCGGCCCGCATCGGCCTCATCATCCCGTCGAGCAACCGGCTTACCGAGCCTCAGTTCCACAGATACGCGCCGCCCGGCTTGGGCGTTCATGTAACGCGGCTACGGATGACGGGCCCGTGGCACAAGCCGCTCAAGCAGCTAAAAGAAGACGTCGTCGAAGCGGCTCGGGCCCTTTCCGACGTCCGGCCGGAGATCATCGTCTTTTCACTGCACGGCGAGCTCGATGGAAGACGGCCTCGGCGGCGACGACGCCGTGGCGGAGTGGATACAAGAAGCGGCGGGTTGCGCCGCGATGACGACGGGCCAGGCGATCACCCGGGCGCTCAAATTTCTCGGCGTCGGGAAGCTCGTCTTGATCACTCCGTATGTCAAGAAAACGAACGAGCACGAGATCTCCTACTTGAGCGAAGCCGGCTTCGAAGTGATCCACGACTTCGGCCTCGGGCTTTCCGGCGGCGACGAATACACCGGCGTCACACCCCGACGCTGGATCGAAATCGTCGCCGCGAACGTTCGTCCCGAGGCGGAAGGCTACGTGCTGAGCTGCACCAACACGACGATGATTGAGGCGATCGAGGAGTCGGAGAGGCTCTCCAAAAGGCCGGTGGTCACGAGCAACCAGGCCGTCCTCTGGGCGTGCATGAGGCAGCTCAATCTCGATCGGGAGGTCGCAGGCGGAGGGAAGCTCTTTGCGCTTGGAGAGAAGTAAGAGGATCGGCGTCAAAGGCTTTCGAAGAGCTTTTTCACCTGCTCGACAGTGTCGCGCGGCTGGGAGACGACCTCGCGGGCGAGAGCCTCGAGCTCCTCGCCCTCGGCCGGATTCAGCTCCAGCCCGCGCTCCTTCGCCGCGGCGACAAGCGCGGGATCTTTCATCGCCGCGCGGTACGCGCCGCGGAGAATTTGCGCGGCCTCCGGCGGCATGCCGGGCGGGCCGGCGAGCGGGCGGCCGAATTCACTCGATGCAAGGACAACCTTGGCCAGGCGGCGGCCGTCATTCGGCGTCTTGAATTCGTCCATCAGCTCGCCCAGCGTGGGAACGTCCGGCAATCGCGCATCGCGCCGGGCGCCCGTCTGCACGAGCACGCGCACGAATCCCGTTTTGAGCCAGGTAGGATAAGGCTCGTGGGAGAAAAAGCCGTCGATCGTAAGAGCGCGGCACTGAAGCTCGCCGCGCTCGACCGCCAGATCGACGTCCGGACCGCGCTTGAAGCCCGTCACGATCTTGAATCTGGCGCCGAGCGTCTGTTCCAACAGGCGCGGCAGATATAAACCCGTCGACGCTTCCGCCCCCGAGCCACAGACCGCCGGCGCGGAGGCGCTCCGGATGTCCGCCATGGTTTTGTACGGCGCATCCGCGCGCATATAGAGAAGGTAATGCGATTTCGTCGGGCTCCCGATCCAGGCGAGCCGAGCCACGTCGAACCTGCCGCGGGCCTCGCCCGTCAACTGCTGGAGGTAGAGCGACGGCACGAGAACTGCGAGCTCTGTTCCGTCGGGCGCGAGATCGCGGTACAGTCGCTCGGCCGTGCGGCTTCCCGGTTCCGGACTATTTTCGACGACGAGGCGCGGGCCGCCGGGAATGTGGCGCCCGACGTGGCCCGCCACCAGGCGCGCGTAGAGGTCGTAGGCAACCCCGCGCTCGAAGCCGACGAGGATCTTGATCGTCTTTCCAGCGTACACTCGTTGTTCTTTACTCGTTATTCGCCGTCCCCGCCAGCCGAAAATATCGATTGACTCATCGCATGATCGTGCTGATTTTTTTTCGATACACACACCGGTAAATTTTTTCCTTTCGTTCTTGACAACGCGCCGCACGGTGAAATAAAGGAAACGCGCATGAATCTTTCCATGAATCCCGCGGTCTGGCCGCATTTTATCTTCAACTTACTGCTCCAGCTATTGGATGGAGTATTAACGTACCAAGTGGTGTCGATTGGCGTTCCCGAGGCAAATCCGCTCGTGCGGCAGGCGATTATCGTATGGGGCGCGGCCTTGGGCCTGCTTTACTGGAAGCTTCTCGCCTGCGTTTTGCTCGCGTTGATATTTGCGCTCACGTACAGACGACAAGCCCTGACGATCAAGGCTTTCACGGTAACCGGCGCCGTTTACGGTTCCGTCTCTTTTGTCGGCCTCTGCGCCTTCTTGGTGGAATTCATCAGATAGCCGTAACCCATCCACTTCGCGCCCATAATTGTTTCAAAATCATCGCCGAAACTTGGATTGTACTTCCTCTTAACGTTGCTTGCGTAGTTGCGCAATTGCGCAAGTACGCAACATCCTCGCAGGGGCCCATTTTTACAAACGGCAAAACGTGGTAGACCATCCGCGAGTGAACCAAAAGGAGAGCGCCTCATGGCCGAAGAGACAAAACCGCCGTTCCGCGCCAATCATGTCGGCAGTCTGCTGCGCCCGCCGGAGCTTTTGCAGGCGCGGGAGAGGCATCAAAGGGGCGAGCTCGGAGCCGCTGAACTGCGCGAGGTCGAAGACCGCTCTATCCGCGGCGTCGTCAAGATGCAGGAGGAAGTCGGCATGCAGGGAGTCACCGACGGCGAATTTCGCCGTAACCTCTGGCACGCCGACTTTTTAAGCCGATTCGAGGGAATCAAAGTCGTCGAGGGCTTGCTGCCGGACTCGGCGCGCCATTTTCAAAACCCGGACGCCGACGTGCAACGGTCGCCGACTCAGTTCGTCGTGACGGGAAAGCTCGGCCATCCGCGCGGCATCGAGACCGAGAATTTCAAATTTCTAGCCTCGGCCACGAAGAGTACTCCCAAGCAGTGCATCCCGTCGCCGTCGCTGGTCCATTTCCGCACCGGGCGCGCGGGCGTCGATAAGGCCGCCTATCCCGATATGGAGGAATTCTTCGCCGACCTGGCGCGGGTGTACCGCGAAGAGATCGCCGGGCTGGCGGCCGCCGGCTGCGCCTATCTCGAGATCGACGACGTAAACTTCGCCTATCTCTGCGACCCCAAGATGCGCGACGGCGCGCGGAAAATCGGCGAGAATCCGGACAAGCTGCCGCTGCTCTACGCCGATCTCATCAACGAGTCGATCAAGGACCGGCCGGCGAGCATGACGGTTTGCACCCATCTTTGCCGCGGCAATTTCCGCAGCTCCTGGGTCGCCGAAGGCGGCTACGATCCGGTCGCCGAAGTGCTTTTCAACGCGCTCAAAGTGGACGGCTATTTTCTGGAATTCGACACGCCGCGCGCGGGAAACTTCGCGCCGCTTCGCTATCTGCCCAAGGGGAAAAAACTGATTCTCGGGCTCGTGACCACGAAGAGCGGCGCGCTCGAAAATCCCGGCGATCTCAAACGGCGGATCGATGAGGCGAGTCGATTCGTGTCCCTCGACCAGCTCGGTATCAGCCCCCAGTGCGGCTTTTCCAGCACCGTGCTCGGCAACAAGCTGACCATCGACGAGCAGATCGCCAAGCTCAAGCTCGTCGTGCAAGTGGCCCGAGAGGTGTGGGGATGAGGGGGGAAAAAGGTTCTTCGAGACGAGCTGGCCCGCGGGATTTCGGCGCTCCCGCTTCTTCAGGCACATTTTTCCGGGCCGCTGCCGTAGCTCTTGCCGTACTCAATCCTGGCAAGCTTGTCGGCATCGAAGTACAAGGTTCTATTCATTTTTCCCGTGCCGCAGTTATACTGCCAAACCTCCACAGCCGACGTTGTCGGGGGGAACGCCCCTCTGACGGCGGTGCCAAACGTATTTACCGAGGCGACTTCCTTGGAATCCGGCTCGCCGCATTTCGACATAACCTCCAGCTTGGACGTTCCCTCCATCACCAAAGCGTCGTCGCAGTACATTCCAACGGCGTGGCTATCGGTCGCGCCAAGAAGCGCGAATAGCGCGAGCATTCCCGATAAGACAAGCGCTTTCATGCTAACCCTCCATCTAAAGTCAGTATACCTCCGTAGGCCTTATTCAAGTGGGTAGATTCTACGATCTACCGTCGGAATCAGGCGGGCGCAAATATCGGGGCATCTAACCCCGTCTTTACTGACCGAGAAAGATTTTGCGGAATTCTTCGGCGGCGGATTCGTATTCGCGCGCGAGAGAAAGATCGCTGGGAGCGAGACGCGTTCCTTTTGGGACGCGAAGCACTTGCGGTTGGACGTCCGACCGGCTGGGAATGGTCCCCTGCGCGGCGAGAATCGTCTGCCCCTCTTTCGAAAGAATAAAATTGATAAAGAGCTTTCCCGCGTTCGGATGAGGGGCGTTGAGCGCGAGTGCGAGCGGGTCGATATACGTGATCACCGGCTCCACCAGAACCCACTGGACGGGCGCGCCTCTGGCTTTTTCCCGCGCCAGGATGTGAGCGAAGCTGTTCACGACCACATGGAACTCGCCAGCCGCGAGGAGTTGGGCAAGGAGATTGTGTCCTTCCTGTGGACCGGGCCGCTGGGCGGCAAGCCGGCGCATGAAAGCGAGCCCTTTGTCCCTGCCCATCACTCTCATCATGTTGGCGAACCATTCGGCGTCCCGTATGTTCAGCCCGATCCTTCCCTTCCAGCGCGGCTGAAGCAGATCGTCGTAATTTTTTGGCGCGTCGGCGGCCGGAATATGCTTCGAGTTGTATCCCATGCTGTTCGGCAGAGAATGGACGGCGGTCCAATGGCCCTCCGGGTCGCGAAACCCCTCGGCATAAAAGGAAGCATCGTCGGGAATGAACTTCGCGGTTAGGCCCTTTTCCTTCAACACCTGCACTTGAAAGCCCGCCGAAGTAAATAGATCTACCGTGTGCCGGCCCGCCTGTGCCTCGGTGAGGATCCGTTGCATGACCCGCTCGCTCCCTGCCCGATAAAAATCGACCTTGATGGATGGGTATTTCTTCTGGAAGGCCTCGCGCAGGGCAACCAGACGCTCGTTGTTGAATGAGCTGTAAAACACGACCTCGCGTTCCGCTTTCGCAAGGTCTTCTAATGAGGCGGCCCAGGAGGAAGCGAGCGAGGCGAAAAAGATCAGGACGAAAAGAAGCGGTGTCATAGGCATCTCCAGTATTTATGACCGGCCTGTGCTAAGGGATGACGGCGATCGCTTCGACTTCCATGAGAAACTCTTCCCGCGCCAAACCCTTGATGATCAGGAGAGTGCTCGTCGCCTGGTCGCCGGTGAAATATTTTTTCCGCACCTTATGGAGACCTTCGCGCTGTTTGATGTCGGTTATGTAAATCGTCGTTTTGACGATATCGTCGAACGAGCCTCCCGCTTCCTCCAACACCGCTTTCATGTTTTCGTAGACTTGTTTGGCCTGGGCCTCGATGTCGCCCTTGCCGACGATGTTTCCATCCGCATCGACCGCGGTTTGTCCCGCGATGAAGAGCAGCTTCCCGGGCGTGACCAGAATGCCTTGATTGTAATTGGGTCTGCAGTGCACCTTTTTAGGGTTCAGGATTTTCTTCATCTCTTTTCTCCCCTCCGTTTCCGCGGACTCATATCCTACCCCGTCTCATCCAGTCAAGCGCAGGCCGCTGAAAACGCCCATACGCCACGTCAGACTGTGTGAAAACTCCGTTCATGGTTCGACTAGGCTCACCACGAACGGAATCAAGGCTATCGGAATCAAGTACTTATCCGTTCGCCTGAGCTTAGTCGAAGGGCTCCTGTCGAGTTTTCACACGGTCTGACGTTGCGCTCGGCCCGCTTCGCGTCAACGTACTGAAAGAACGCCTCCTCTCGCGGACCATCGCGCGCCTTGCCTATGGCACGTTTTGACCGGCCTGACCTAAAAAGAGAATTTCCGCGATGCCCTAATACTTTTTGCGGCGGGCCGATAAACTACGCCTAACTCCGTTTCACCGCACCTCGTCCCTCCTTATGCTTGTTTCTTGACCCGCCGTAAAAAGATTCACCACTTGTGAAATAACAAGAGCTGCCGTTCCAGGATCGAGAGTTTACTAAAGTCAGTATTTCAACCCAATTGTTTATGTCGATGCCTGAGGTAATCTAAAAGTAGGAGGAGTAAAAAATAAAAATCGAAGGAGTAAGTCATGAACAAATCGATCATTGCAGCGCTCGTAGCCACGGTTTTCGCGTTTCCTGGATACGCCTTGGCACAGTCCACGCCGCGCATCGACAAGCGGCAGGAAAACCAGGAGGAGCGTATCGAAAAAGGCGTCGAATCGGGCCAGTTAACCAAGAAAGAAGCGCGGCGCCTCGAAAAAGGCCAGCAGCACGTGGAGAATTTGGAAGAGAAGGCGCTTCAGGATGGGAAAGTGACCAAGCGTGAAAAAAAGCGTATAGAGAAGGCGCAGGACAAACAGAGCGAGCGCATCTATAACCAGCGCCACGACGAGCAAAAAAAGAAACCCGAGTGAAGCCTCGGTCCCCGTGTCCGATTCTTTCCCTGTCGGAGCGCCTTACCGCGTCCGGTTGTACGTGTAGTCTTCGCGCTCGGTTCCGCCGGCGCGGAGGTCCGGCCGCAGCGGAGTACGGGTGTTTTGAACTTTGGCGTGCGCGTCTAACGCCCCCTGATCCGTCCAGCGCTCCAAAAGCGCGAACTTGTCCGGATTCACCACGCTCTGAAACACCTCGAACTGCTCGCAGCCGGACTCTTTCGTCACCTCGGCGCAGCGGGCTTTATATGCCTCGGCGAGCTCGGCCCCTTTTCCCGCCGCCGCCTTGACCATCACGATGAGTCTGATCGCCATCTTTCCTCCTGACTTGCTCAGGCCGCTGAAAAACGCCGGCCTGAAAACTTCAGTCACTCCAAGCGAATCGTTTATCACGTTTCCGAAATTCCGGAAACGACCGCATCCGCAGCCCTTCTCTGTGGTTCCATACTCCACCCGCTTGACGGCCCGGACGGGGTGTCATAGCTTTTGGCTGACTCGTCCGTGAAGGAGCTGCGATTATGAAGACCGACCGCTACGACTATTCGCCCATCATTCGGCACCGGCCGCTCAGGTGGCCGAACGACGCGCGCATCGCTTTGATGGTTGCGCCTAACATCGAATCGTTTCACATCGACAAAACATTGCCCGGCGCGCCGAGCACTTACCTGCCGGACGTGACGAACTACGCTCTCAGGGACTACGGATCGCGCATCGGCGTGTTCCGCATGATGGAGGTGCTGGATAAACATGCTATACGGGCCACGGTCCTGCTCAACTCCGACGTCTGCGCCCACCATCCTGCCATCATCGAAGAAGGCAACAAGCGCAACTGGGAATGGCTCGGCCACGGCGTGACCAACAACATCCGGATGACGCAATATCCGCCGGAAGAAGAGCGCGCCGTCATTCGCCAGATAAAAGAAACTATCGCGGCGGCGACGGGAAAGGCGCCGCGCGGCTGGCTCGGTCCCGGCGGCGGCGACGAGAGCTTCAACACCTTGGATCATCTCGCCGCGGAAGGTTTCGACTACGTCTGCGACTGGGGCGTGGACGATCAACCCGTGGCGCTGCGCGTCAAGTCCGGGCGCATGATCGGAATTCCTTACCAGCAGGGGCTCAACGATATCCGGACGATGTTCCACGAAGGCACGGCGCCGAAGGACTGGCTCGGGATGGTCTGCGATCAGTTCGACACTCTGTACGCCGAGGGCGCGGCGCAGCCGCGCGTGATGACGCTGCCGCTGCATCCGTTCGTCATCGGCCTGCCGTTTCGCATCAAGTACCTCGACGAGGCGCTCAAATATATTTGCGCGCGCGAAGGAGTCTGGAAGGCGACCGGAGCCGAGATCGCGGATCATTTTTACGCCCATTACTATCCAAAGCCGTGAGGCGGACAATGACGATGAAGGCGACGCTATTGGTACTGGCGTGCTTGCTTGCCGCCGCGGGCGCGCCCGGCCGGGCGGCGCCGGCCGACGCGGCCGACCGGGTGATCATCGGGAACGTGTCGCGCACCGTCGAGCAGTTGCCGAACTACGCCGCCAACGACAAGGGCTTCTTCGCTCAAGAAGGAATTCAGGGCGACGTCGTCTTGATCGGATCGACCGATACGTTGATCCAGGCCCTGATCGCCGGTCAGGTCAACGTCGCCATCGTCGATCCGTCGCCCGCCATCAACGCGGTGGAGCGCGGAGCGTCGCTCAAGATCATCGGCGGCACGGTCCCCATCGCCGCTTATACGCTGGTCGGATGCGGCAAGTACAAGACCATCAAAGAGCTCAAAGGAACAACCATCGGCGTCGTGAGCCTGGTCTCAGGCAGCACGATCTTTCTTCGCGAGATGCTCAAGAAGGAAGGTCTCGAGCTCAACCGGGACTATGCGATCATTCAGGGCGGCCCGACCACGCAGCGGCTGGCGAGCCTCAAGGGTTGCGTCACTTCGGCGACGATGGTCCTTGGCGGCAACCTGCCGCGCGCGCGGGAGCTCGGCTATACGGAGATCGCCCGCCTGCACGATTACATTCCCAACCTGCAGTTCCACAGCTTCATCGTCGACAGCCGCTGGGCGGAGGCGAACAGCGCGCTCACCGTGCGTTATCTGAAAGCGATGGTCCGCGCGATGCAGTGGGCGCACGCGCACAAGGAAGAGGCCGCGGAGCTGGTCGCCCGGCGGACGGGAATCCCGCTCAAGTACACGCGCGTCAACGTCGACGAATATCTCACGCAGGGAATCATCAGCCGCGACGGCTCCGTCAACCGCGAAGGATTTCAGAGGCTGATCGATCTCATGGGCGAGAGGCTCTTCAAACAGCCGCCCTATCCGCCGCCGGAGAAATATCTCGATATGAGCTATCTACGGCGCGCTCATCAGGAGCTCAACGTCACAGGCCGCTGAAAAACGTAAGCGGCGATCGGCCTGCTAGGCTTCGATGGCCGCTTCGTACGCCGTGTACCCTTCCGGGATGAGGCGGATGACTTCGTCCTTCTTCGGGTCCGTGTTAACGCCGGCGGGATCCTCTCCATTTTCGACCGCGCGGATCTGATCGCGCGAAAATTTTCGCAACAGGATAATGCCGCGGTCCGATTCGCCCAGGTGCTCCTTGGCGCGATCGGCCATGGGTCCCTGCGTCTCCCACGCCATGTGATCCTGGCTGGTAAAATCCTCCATGTGAAACTCGCCGGCCTCGTTCCGGGTGCCGACGAACTCCGCCGGCGGATTCTCCGGTTGCGCCACGGTGGAGCCGTCATTCGTCGGACGGAACCTGAACTGGAAGATCTGCGTGTTACGGTCGTCGATCGGCGTGCGGAAATGCATGGCGTAACCGCTGCGCACGGGAACGAAGAGAATGTTGGGGAAGATCATCGGATGCGGCGCTTCGACTTTGGCCTCGTCGCCGGCGAAAAATCTCTGCTTCTGGATTCCGGCCCATGAGGGATTGACGACCAGCTCGAAGTCGATCTTGCTCAAACGCTGATAGTGGAACGGCACGTGGTCGGGGTTGCCCTTGAGCTTGAGCGTGTGTGAATGGAGATAGTACGTGTGAACCGGGTCCACTGAATTTTCCATCGCCTGCAGCCAGTTGCAGCGCAGCACCTGGCAGACCTCGATCTTCTTCACGCCGTCTTCGCGTACGAGAATATCCCACTTGGGCAGGACGGGTTTTTTCGCCGGCGGGCCCATGTAAGCAAACAAGAGCCCGGCCAATTTTTCGACGGGATAAGCCGGGTGCGAGATTTTTTCCTTATACCCAAGCCCCGCGCTCTCGAAGGGCTGCTCCAGACAATGGCCGTAAGGATCGTACTTCCATCCATGATAGGCGCACCGGATGCCGTCCTCTTCGACGAATCCGTAATAGAGAGACGCGCCGCGGTGCGAGCAGTGTTCGGCGACCAGGCCGTACTCTCCGCTGCGATCGCGGAACAAGACTAAATCTTCGCCCAAGACTCTCACTCTCTTTTTTGGCTTTTCGTCCGTGAGATCCGACGCCGCGGCGACGACGTGCCAGTAGCGCCTGAGGAGTCGGCCTGCCGGAGTCCCCGGACCGACGCGCGCGAGCAACTCGTTTTCTTCTTGACTTAGCATACGAATAATTGTCCTTTCGCCGGCTTGAGTACACAGCGATGCTAGTAAATGGTGCTGAAGGTGTCAACGGAATTAGGAATT
Proteins encoded in this window:
- a CDS encoding Rieske 2Fe-2S domain-containing protein; the encoded protein is MLSQEENELLARVGPGTPAGRLLRRYWHVVAAASDLTDEKPKKRVRVLGEDLVLFRDRSGEYGLVAEHCSHRGASLYYGFVEEDGIRCAYHGWKYDPYGHCLEQPFESAGLGYKEKISHPAYPVEKLAGLLFAYMGPPAKKPVLPKWDILVREDGVKKIEVCQVLRCNWLQAMENSVDPVHTYYLHSHTLKLKGNPDHVPFHYQRLSKIDFELVVNPSWAGIQKQRFFAGDEAKVEAPHPMIFPNILFVPVRSGYAMHFRTPIDDRNTQIFQFRFRPTNDGSTVAQPENPPAEFVGTRNEAGEFHMEDFTSQDHMAWETQGPMADRAKEHLGESDRGIILLRKFSRDQIRAVENGEDPAGVNTDPKKDEVIRLIPEGYTAYEAAIEA
- a CDS encoding tripartite tricarboxylate transporter substrate-binding protein, with translation MYAGKTIKILVGFERGVAYDLYARLVAGHVGRHIPGGPRLVVENSPEPGSRTAERLYRDLAPDGTELAVLVPSLYLQQLTGEARGRFDVARLAWIGSPTKSHYLLYMRADAPYKTMADIRSASAPAVCGSGAEASTGLYLPRLLEQTLGARFKIVTGFKRGPDVDLAVERGELQCRALTIDGFFSHEPYPTWLKTGFVRVLVQTGARRDARLPDVPTLGELMDEFKTPNDGRRLAKVVLASSEFGRPLAGPPGMPPEAAQILRGAYRAAMKDPALVAAAKERGLELNPAEGEELEALAREVVSQPRDTVEQVKKLFESL
- a CDS encoding extracellular solute-binding protein encodes the protein MTPLLFVLIFFASLASSWAASLEDLAKAEREVVFYSSFNNERLVALREAFQKKYPSIKVDFYRAGSERVMQRILTEAQAGRHTVDLFTSAGFQVQVLKEKGLTAKFIPDDASFYAEGFRDPEGHWTAVHSLPNSMGYNSKHIPAADAPKNYDDLLQPRWKGRIGLNIRDAEWFANMMRVMGRDKGLAFMRRLAAQRPGPQEGHNLLAQLLAAGEFHVVVNSFAHILAREKARGAPVQWVLVEPVITYIDPLALALNAPHPNAGKLFINFILSKEGQTILAAQGTIPSRSDVQPQVLRVPKGTRLAPSDLSLAREYESAAEEFRKIFLGQ
- a CDS encoding 5-methyltetrahydropteroyltriglutamate--homocysteine S-methyltransferase yields the protein MAEETKPPFRANHVGSLLRPPELLQARERHQRGELGAAELREVEDRSIRGVVKMQEEVGMQGVTDGEFRRNLWHADFLSRFEGIKVVEGLLPDSARHFQNPDADVQRSPTQFVVTGKLGHPRGIETENFKFLASATKSTPKQCIPSPSLVHFRTGRAGVDKAAYPDMEEFFADLARVYREEIAGLAAAGCAYLEIDDVNFAYLCDPKMRDGARKIGENPDKLPLLYADLINESIKDRPASMTVCTHLCRGNFRSSWVAEGGYDPVAEVLFNALKVDGYFLEFDTPRAGNFAPLRYLPKGKKLILGLVTTKSGALENPGDLKRRIDEASRFVSLDQLGISPQCGFSSTVLGNKLTIDEQIAKLKLVVQVAREVWG
- a CDS encoding DUF5658 family protein, whose amino-acid sequence is MNLSMNPAVWPHFIFNLLLQLLDGVLTYQVVSIGVPEANPLVRQAIIVWGAALGLLYWKLLACVLLALIFALTYRRQALTIKAFTVTGAVYGSVSFVGLCAFLVEFIR
- a CDS encoding polysaccharide deacetylase family protein, yielding MKTDRYDYSPIIRHRPLRWPNDARIALMVAPNIESFHIDKTLPGAPSTYLPDVTNYALRDYGSRIGVFRMMEVLDKHAIRATVLLNSDVCAHHPAIIEEGNKRNWEWLGHGVTNNIRMTQYPPEEERAVIRQIKETIAAATGKAPRGWLGPGGGDESFNTLDHLAAEGFDYVCDWGVDDQPVALRVKSGRMIGIPYQQGLNDIRTMFHEGTAPKDWLGMVCDQFDTLYAEGAAQPRVMTLPLHPFVIGLPFRIKYLDEALKYICAREGVWKATGAEIADHFYAHYYPKP
- a CDS encoding RidA family protein, coding for MKKILNPKKVHCRPNYNQGILVTPGKLLFIAGQTAVDADGNIVGKGDIEAQAKQVYENMKAVLEEAGGSFDDIVKTTIYITDIKQREGLHKVRKKYFTGDQATSTLLIIKGLAREEFLMEVEAIAVIP
- a CDS encoding antibiotic biosynthesis monooxygenase family protein, producing the protein MAIRLIVMVKAAAGKGAELAEAYKARCAEVTKESGCEQFEVFQSVVNPDKFALLERWTDQGALDAHAKVQNTRTPLRPDLRAGGTEREDYTYNRTR
- a CDS encoding ABC transporter substrate-binding protein, with product MKATLLVLACLLAAAGAPGRAAPADAADRVIIGNVSRTVEQLPNYAANDKGFFAQEGIQGDVVLIGSTDTLIQALIAGQVNVAIVDPSPAINAVERGASLKIIGGTVPIAAYTLVGCGKYKTIKELKGTTIGVVSLVSGSTIFLREMLKKEGLELNRDYAIIQGGPTTQRLASLKGCVTSATMVLGGNLPRARELGYTEIARLHDYIPNLQFHSFIVDSRWAEANSALTVRYLKAMVRAMQWAHAHKEEAAELVARRTGIPLKYTRVNVDEYLTQGIISRDGSVNREGFQRLIDLMGERLFKQPPYPPPEKYLDMSYLRRAHQELNVTGR
- a CDS encoding ABC transporter substrate-binding protein, whose amino-acid sequence is MRSFLGAALMVLALAGPDPARAAEGTQKIRIAFPSPAFSYLPFYVAQEKGLLKKIGLEAEYIQMRTTIQPQATLNGEIDFFPSVSTGISAAVSGLPLVVVLNLYDGSPWILVAAKEVNKAQDFVGKKIAISGIRTSPHYFAVAGFKKLGLDEKDVGFISTGGTASSFAALASGQVAGAVLTPPFDDKAVSLGYKKFLFLGDLVDIPYVGLVAAQPELKSRSERVRKTIAALLEAVAWLRANREATVKMIAEKFIVNQQEAERTYRTLIGLFSKDNRLSPKVARGYLEILRRDRPVPPDLDPQKFLDFSLLPPGK
- a CDS encoding DUF2845 domain-containing protein encodes the protein MKALVLSGMLALFALLGATDSHAVGMYCDDALVMEGTSKLEVMSKCGEPDSKEVASVNTFGTAVRGAFPPTTSAVEVWQYNCGTGKMNRTLYFDADKLARIEYGKSYGSGPEKCA
- a CDS encoding amidohydrolase family protein; amino-acid sequence: MSESFDHILVVDADGHVNEGDVDLRPYLAEKWRSQAPVRLRDNRGHPRMLLEGRIWPTAEGPGPGVSGPMTEKARKTRPGMTDAKERLKDMDLEGIDVAVIFGTQIALTVNGLMNQELAGALCHAVNEWSVEYCAADPQRLRFVGLIPCQDPPAAVKELEFLAERGATSAMLPTNVYGRNMGDAIFFPIYEAAARIGIPLSVHPQTGHDGVPGVSGVMGAGSRRFVKYVYVHTTAFPFELMIAMMHMIGEGVFDRFPRLKVGFMEGGAGWLPYWMERLDEHVEKLAPQMPDLKRRPSEIIRSDQIILTCESEESGLDRVLEAAGAGTVLYASDYCHWDCHFPYSVKDILDARDLDSAQKEGVLGRNAVEFFALKNLPEPRALKSARQTMAQES